The Diaminobutyricimonas aerilata nucleotide sequence ACGTGCCGCAGCCGGTGTCGTTCGAGGGCCTCGTCGACGAGTGGGCTGTTCCGTGGGAGACCGTGGGCGATCTCGTCGCCCACGGTGTGCGCGACGAACTGGTGGCCCGGATCCTGGAACACCATCCCGGGCCGCGGGCCGGTGACCGAGCCCGAGAGGGGGCGGATGAGGCCCGCGAGCGTGCGCAGCAGCGTCGACTTGCCGCATCCGTTCGGTCCCAGCAGCGCGACGAGCTCGCCGGGGTGGAGCGCCAGGGACACTGCCCCCACGACCGGCGCCGGTCGTCCGTCGCGCCGTCGTCGCGGAACGGAGGGGTGCACCTCGAGCGCACCCACGACGAGCGCCGGTGCGTCCGCGACGCGGCCACCCCACCGCCGCGCGAGACGCGGAGCGTGCGGCAGCCAGCACCCCGCCTCGGTGAGCGCGGCGGAGTGCTCGGCGAGCACCCGCTCGGTCGGGCCGTCGGCGAGGATGCGGCCCGTCCCGGTGAGGGCGATCGTCCTCCCCGGCAGTTCGCCGAGCTCGTCGAGGCGATGCTCGACCATCACGACGGCGACGGATGCGGGCAGGTTGACGAGTGCGTCGCGCACGGTCGCGACTCCCGCGGGATCGAGCATCGACGTGGGCTCGTCGAGCACGAGCACCCGCGGCCGCGCGGCGAGCGCCGCCGCGAGGGCGACCCGCTGCGCCTCCCCGCCGCTCAGCGCATCCGTCGACCGGGTGCGCAGGTGGCGGCACCCGGCCGCGGTCAGCGCCTCGTCGATGCGTCCGTCGATCTCGGCCGGGTCGACGCCGTGGTTCTCGAGCACGAGGGCGATGTCCTGTTCCACCGTGGGCAGCACGACGGCGGCCGACGGATCCTGCGCCACGAATCCGAGGGTCCGGGTGCGGGCGACCACCGGGGCGTCTGCGACGCCGCCGACGACCACCGAACCGGCGAACTCCGCGTTGACGGAGAAGGGCACGGCCCCGGTGAGCGCGTTGAGCACGGTGGACTTGCCCGACCCGGACGGGCCGATCACGAGCACCCGCTCGCCCTCGGCCACCTCGAACGAGACCTCGCCCAGCACCTCCCGCCCTCCGAACCGCACGGTCACGCCGTGCAGGGAGGCGACGGTCACCCGCGCGCCGCCCGGCCGATCGCGAAGTCGTCGACGGCTCCCGTGCGGGCGAGACCGGCGACGATCACCTTGGCGAGGAGCCCGCCGAGCACGATGCCCGAGACGACCTGCAGGACGAGGCGCACCCAGAACAGGTCGGTGTCGTACCAGCCCGAGCGGAACGCGGAGAAGAAGAACACGAGCGCCGCCCCGAGCGCCCCGGAGAGGGCGTACCGCAGCCAGCCGAAGCGCCGGTAGCGACCGAGCGCGAACGGGATCTCGCTGCCGACCCCCTGCAGCGCCGCGGCGACGATGAGCATCGGCCCGACCGCGGAGCCGAGGAAGACGACCTCGATGACCGACGCGATCACCTCGGCCGCGACCCCGGCACCCGGTCGACGCACGATCGCGAGCGCGATCGGCGCGACGAGGAGCCAGCCGCCCAGCAGCACGTGCTGGGTGAGATCCCCGAGCGGTCCCGCGGCGACGGAGAGGGCGAGCCAGCCCTGCACGAGCGCCCAGTAGAGGAAGCCGAAGACCACGCCGAGCGTGACCAGCAGCACGATGTCCTTGAGGTCCCAACGCGCGCTCCCGCGCGTCCCGACGGCGCTCACGCGACGCTCGGGCTGTTGAGCGACACGGTGAGGTGGCTCGTCACGTGCGGCACGGTCCGCCCGACGAGCACCCAGCCCGCCGCGGCCGTCGCGATGACGTCGGCGAGGTCGCCGCGCAGATTGGTGACGAAGTGCTCCGACCCGGCGAAGGTGCCGAGCTCCTTCGCGTGATCGATCGCCGCGTAGATGTCGCGCATGTGGTCGGCGCTCGGCGCGTCCGAGAGCGGATACAGCGC carries:
- a CDS encoding ECF transporter S component, with amino-acid sequence MSAVGTRGSARWDLKDIVLLVTLGVVFGFLYWALVQGWLALSVAAGPLGDLTQHVLLGGWLLVAPIALAIVRRPGAGVAAEVIASVIEVVFLGSAVGPMLIVAAALQGVGSEIPFALGRYRRFGWLRYALSGALGAALVFFFSAFRSGWYDTDLFWVRLVLQVVSGIVLGGLLAKVIVAGLARTGAVDDFAIGRAARG
- a CDS encoding ABC transporter ATP-binding protein; its protein translation is MTVASLHGVTVRFGGREVLGEVSFEVAEGERVLVIGPSGSGKSTVLNALTGAVPFSVNAEFAGSVVVGGVADAPVVARTRTLGFVAQDPSAAVVLPTVEQDIALVLENHGVDPAEIDGRIDEALTAAGCRHLRTRSTDALSGGEAQRVALAAALAARPRVLVLDEPTSMLDPAGVATVRDALVNLPASVAVVMVEHRLDELGELPGRTIALTGTGRILADGPTERVLAEHSAALTEAGCWLPHAPRLARRWGGRVADAPALVVGALEVHPSVPRRRRDGRPAPVVGAVSLALHPGELVALLGPNGCGKSTLLRTLAGLIRPLSGSVTGPRPGMVFQDPGHQFVAHTVGDEIAHGLPRNSPLVDEALERHRLRHVADRSPHRLSGGEKRRLSLAAMLVHRRPTLLADEPTFGLDRRDALATMDALLQTTRGPSPAAVMFSSHDLALVEAYASRVIELGGGRIVHDGPAEEYFRMRTAIA